Proteins encoded by one window of Halobacteriovorax sp. GB3:
- a CDS encoding sulfite exporter TauE/SafE family protein: MILGFSLALFIGLTLGLLGGGGSILTVPILVYVLKMDAKLAIALSLAIVGITSLFGSLSHYKKKNINLKIGILFGPFAMIGTFAGARIAAYLSGQTQLIFFAIIMVIASVFMFKGRKDQKADEQKAIPHLLVMTLAMIVGVITGIVGVGGGFMIVPALVLLAGISMKEAIGTSLLIIAFNSLSGFLGYLGQIEVPWKFLLSFSFMTTVGIFIGSYFVQYVSQQKLKKIFAIFLIFMGSAILYKNRTAFMDKNEMTPPHSKVDTSHSYQKWNSETLKEAHSKNLSSL; encoded by the coding sequence ATGATTTTAGGATTCTCTCTTGCTCTTTTTATTGGATTAACCCTTGGACTCTTGGGCGGCGGAGGCTCGATTCTTACTGTTCCCATTCTCGTCTACGTTTTAAAAATGGATGCAAAACTTGCCATCGCCCTTAGTCTAGCAATCGTTGGTATCACAAGTTTATTTGGCAGCCTTAGTCATTATAAAAAGAAAAATATCAATCTAAAAATTGGAATTCTCTTTGGACCTTTTGCCATGATTGGAACTTTTGCTGGAGCAAGGATTGCGGCCTACCTTTCAGGTCAAACACAACTCATATTCTTTGCCATCATTATGGTCATTGCCTCAGTTTTTATGTTCAAGGGAAGAAAAGACCAAAAGGCCGATGAGCAAAAAGCAATCCCTCACCTTCTCGTCATGACTCTGGCCATGATCGTTGGAGTTATCACTGGAATCGTTGGTGTTGGCGGTGGTTTTATGATTGTTCCCGCCCTCGTTCTACTAGCAGGAATTTCCATGAAAGAGGCCATCGGTACAAGTCTTTTGATCATTGCTTTTAACTCTCTTTCTGGGTTTCTTGGATACCTAGGTCAAATAGAAGTTCCTTGGAAGTTTCTCCTAAGCTTTAGCTTTATGACGACCGTTGGTATTTTTATTGGATCCTATTTTGTTCAATATGTTTCTCAGCAAAAGTTAAAAAAGATTTTTGCTATTTTTCTCATTTTCATGGGAAGTGCCATTCTCTACAAAAATAGAACGGCCTTTATGGATAAAAACGAGATGACTCCTCCTCATTCAAAAGTCGACACGTCTCACTCTTACCAAAAATGGAATAGCGAGACTTTGAAAGAAGCCCATAGCAAAAATCTCTCATCGCTCTAG
- a CDS encoding response regulator, translating into MFKVYRYLTYLIMAFVLVKLGMTIQLGHEKVPLIWPLAGFAVAICANREKITLFLIWLGTYLALLSHYLPMNVEAFSLTSLLGTSLCYIISPLIFVVFYRNYRVKVPLFSKTREFINFFFMSIFSSLVMSCFFTIFMVQSNIIEVINAPLCFMGMWLTEFFSVFVFAPIFHYIISNRTEFFPSLPRWVDFILSLLVFFFLFLFSSYSLVFNINEDVIFLLGIEAVSLIFCFFALYFFFSVYKGGEQDIYDNRYLSLSLTVGLSLYSFIMSFYLFSLKTTQRLDQDQFILFSFILLLFSLSISIVLGTLFFLLENYKRNHVIIKNKYDKKEEFIFSKNLFLSNIGLEMRTPMNGIIGTLEILGDTNLDVVQKNLIKTVRDSSNSLLDVINDVMDFSKIEESELKLKERSFAVHDLLSSLVDYFNLSSHGKDVSFVVRQMEKLPASIRTDEDRLRQVLKKLISHAYHYVDHGDIVLTVKVLEESLDGRFYVLEFEIRDAGRGIPKNQLKNLFNPLRSHDYNTHSTIGLGLSVCRKIIQLMGGDISVDSQMGKGTTVKFTIDVPKGDDDGKSMKSMENSDFAKAFPSNILVVEDNHINRNVVVQFLKKLGYAPDEACNGKEAIEAFRYKSYDFVFMDLIMPMMNGIDATRVIMDHYGQGRPPIVVALTGQEDEKVRLDCLNSGMSEFLTKPVDRLSLMRVIEKYLIIRESR; encoded by the coding sequence ATGTTTAAAGTTTATCGGTATTTGACCTACCTTATCATGGCCTTTGTACTTGTTAAGTTAGGTATGACAATTCAACTCGGACACGAGAAGGTTCCTCTGATTTGGCCTTTGGCCGGATTTGCGGTTGCTATTTGTGCAAATAGGGAAAAGATCACTCTCTTTTTGATCTGGCTTGGAACTTATTTAGCTCTTTTAAGTCACTACCTTCCTATGAATGTCGAGGCCTTTTCATTGACATCTCTTTTAGGGACTTCCCTTTGCTATATTATTTCGCCACTTATTTTTGTTGTTTTCTATCGTAACTACAGAGTTAAAGTCCCTCTTTTTTCTAAAACAAGAGAGTTTATTAATTTCTTTTTTATGAGTATTTTCTCATCTCTTGTTATGTCGTGCTTTTTTACGATATTCATGGTGCAGTCTAATATTATCGAAGTTATCAATGCACCGTTATGTTTTATGGGGATGTGGCTAACAGAATTTTTTAGTGTTTTTGTTTTCGCACCAATCTTTCACTATATTATAAGTAATCGTACTGAATTCTTTCCATCGCTTCCTCGATGGGTCGACTTCATTCTCTCGCTCTTAGTTTTCTTTTTCCTCTTTCTATTTTCATCTTATTCGTTGGTCTTTAATATCAATGAAGATGTTATTTTTCTTTTAGGTATTGAAGCGGTTTCATTGATTTTTTGCTTTTTTGCTCTTTATTTCTTCTTTTCTGTTTATAAAGGCGGGGAGCAGGATATTTATGACAATCGTTATTTGAGTCTGTCATTAACAGTTGGACTATCCCTTTATAGCTTTATCATGTCCTTCTATCTCTTTAGTCTAAAGACGACTCAGAGACTGGATCAAGATCAATTTATACTCTTTTCTTTCATTCTCCTGCTCTTTAGCCTCTCCATCTCGATTGTTCTTGGAACACTCTTTTTCTTATTAGAGAACTATAAGCGCAATCACGTTATTATTAAGAATAAGTACGATAAGAAAGAAGAATTTATTTTCTCTAAAAACCTCTTTCTATCAAATATTGGTCTCGAAATGAGAACACCTATGAATGGGATTATTGGAACACTTGAAATTCTTGGTGATACAAACTTAGATGTCGTACAAAAGAATCTCATTAAAACGGTTAGAGATTCTTCAAACTCGCTTCTTGATGTTATTAATGATGTTATGGATTTTTCTAAAATCGAAGAGAGTGAATTAAAACTAAAAGAAAGAAGCTTTGCTGTTCACGATCTTCTTTCAAGCCTGGTTGATTATTTTAATTTAAGTTCTCATGGTAAAGATGTCTCTTTTGTCGTTAGGCAGATGGAAAAACTTCCTGCCAGTATTCGAACAGATGAAGATCGACTAAGACAAGTTCTTAAAAAACTTATCTCTCACGCATATCACTATGTTGATCATGGCGATATCGTCTTAACGGTAAAGGTTTTAGAAGAAAGTTTAGATGGACGCTTCTATGTTTTAGAATTTGAAATAAGAGATGCCGGACGAGGAATTCCAAAGAACCAACTTAAAAATCTTTTTAATCCACTTCGTTCGCATGACTACAATACACATTCTACAATTGGACTCGGCCTATCTGTATGTCGAAAAATTATACAATTGATGGGAGGTGATATTTCTGTCGATTCTCAAATGGGTAAAGGGACGACTGTTAAATTTACGATCGATGTGCCAAAAGGTGATGATGATGGAAAATCAATGAAGTCCATGGAGAATTCTGATTTTGCCAAGGCCTTTCCTTCAAACATTCTCGTTGTTGAAGATAATCATATCAATCGCAATGTTGTCGTTCAATTTTTAAAGAAGCTTGGTTACGCTCCTGATGAAGCGTGTAATGGAAAAGAGGCCATCGAGGCCTTTCGTTATAAAAGTTATGACTTTGTTTTTATGGATCTCATCATGCCCATGATGAATGGGATAGATGCAACACGAGTTATTATGGATCACTATGGACAGGGGAGACCTCCCATTGTTGTCGCTTTGACTGGACAAGAAGATGAGAAGGTTCGTCTTGATTGTTTAAATAGTGGCATGAGTGAGTTTTTAACAAAGCCAGTAGATCGCTTGTCTCTTATGCGTGTGATTGAAAAATACTTAATTATAAGAGAGTCTAGGTAA
- a CDS encoding MBL fold metallo-hydrolase: protein MKIEVFYDKTTFTLTYLVFDEQTKDAIVIDPVLDYDQYAGKLSHTSFERVHHFIQQNKLNLHYVLETHAHADHLSSSQIFKDHYPNVKIGIGEHIKEVQETFKGVFNLEGLKITGEQFDHLFKDGEVLNVGPIEIKVINTPGHTPACVSYLIEDQLFTGDALFMPDFGTGRCDFPKGCAEDLYHSVHEKLYELPDETKVYVGHDYQPGGRELMYQTTIGESKKSNIQLKGETSREDFVSFRKARDATLSAPKLLLPSIQVNIDAGKLPKAEENGVSYLKLPLT from the coding sequence ATGAAAATAGAAGTCTTTTACGATAAAACAACTTTCACACTGACATATCTTGTATTTGATGAACAAACAAAAGATGCCATCGTTATTGATCCTGTTTTGGACTATGATCAATATGCTGGTAAATTATCGCATACAAGTTTTGAAAGAGTTCATCATTTCATTCAACAGAACAAGCTAAATCTTCACTATGTTTTAGAAACTCATGCTCATGCTGATCATTTGAGTTCTTCTCAAATTTTTAAAGATCACTATCCAAATGTAAAAATTGGAATAGGTGAACATATAAAAGAGGTTCAAGAAACATTTAAAGGTGTTTTCAATCTTGAAGGTTTAAAGATAACGGGAGAGCAATTTGATCATCTTTTCAAAGACGGTGAAGTTCTTAACGTTGGTCCCATCGAAATTAAAGTTATCAATACTCCAGGGCACACTCCGGCCTGTGTTAGTTATCTAATTGAAGATCAACTTTTTACGGGAGATGCTCTTTTTATGCCTGATTTTGGTACTGGACGTTGTGACTTTCCAAAGGGCTGTGCAGAGGACCTTTATCACTCGGTTCATGAAAAACTCTATGAGCTACCAGATGAGACAAAGGTCTATGTTGGGCATGACTATCAACCAGGGGGAAGAGAGCTCATGTATCAAACGACAATTGGAGAGTCTAAAAAGAGCAACATTCAGCTCAAGGGTGAAACTTCGCGTGAGGATTTTGTAAGCTTTAGAAAGGCTCGAGACGCGACACTTTCAGCACCAAAGCTTCTTCTTCCAAGTATTCAGGTTAATATTGATGCAGGAAAGCTGCCTAAGGCCGAGGAAAATGGTGTCTCTTACCTTAAGTTGCCTTTAACTTAA
- a CDS encoding fumarate reductase/succinate dehydrogenase flavoprotein subunit, whose amino-acid sequence MTDIKKLDGKIPEGPLRDKWTNHKFNMKLVNPANKRKYSVIVVGTGLAGASASATLAELGYNVKTFCIQDSGRRAHSIAAQGGVNAAKNYPNDGDSVWRLFYDTIKGGDYRAREANVYRLAEVANNIIDQCAAQGVPFAREYGGTLSNRSFGGAQVSRTFYARGQTGQQLLLGAYQAMMKEVGKGKVKVYTRREMVELVVVDGKARGIITRNLITGEFEKYSADAVLLCTGGYGNTYFLSSNAMASNGSAAWKAYKKGAMFANPCFTQIHPTCIPQHGEFQSKLTLMSESLRNDGRVWVPKKEGDKRHPNEIPEEERDYYLERKYPSFGNLVPRDVAARNAKQAVDSGCGVGSTGVAVYLDFADAIQRDGLDAIKARYGNLFDMYERITDENPYEVPMRIYPAVHYTMGGLWVDYNLMTTVPGCFALGEANFSDHGANRLGASALMQGLADGYFVIPYTLGDYLASQNLINLKVDETNPEFDKAMSDSKERFSKLLGVNGTRSVDSFHKELGNIMWEYVGMARTKEGLEKAVKQIKELRAEFWKDVKVTGSADGINVELEKANRVADFLEIGELMARDALTREESCGGHFRDEYQTEENEAKRDDVNFIHAAVWEYAGDEVDPIRNIEELNFENVKLTQRSYK is encoded by the coding sequence ATGACGGATATTAAAAAACTAGATGGTAAAATCCCTGAAGGCCCACTTAGAGACAAGTGGACAAATCATAAGTTCAACATGAAGCTTGTTAACCCTGCTAACAAGCGTAAATATAGCGTAATCGTTGTAGGAACTGGTCTTGCCGGTGCCTCAGCTTCAGCAACACTTGCTGAACTTGGTTACAACGTTAAAACATTCTGTATTCAAGATTCTGGTCGTCGTGCTCACTCAATTGCCGCTCAAGGTGGTGTGAACGCTGCGAAGAACTACCCTAACGATGGTGACTCAGTGTGGAGACTTTTCTACGACACAATCAAAGGTGGAGACTACAGAGCAAGAGAAGCTAACGTTTACCGTCTAGCTGAAGTTGCCAATAACATCATCGACCAATGTGCAGCTCAAGGTGTTCCTTTTGCTCGCGAATACGGTGGAACTCTTTCTAACCGTTCATTTGGTGGAGCTCAAGTATCTCGTACATTCTACGCTCGTGGACAAACGGGACAACAACTCCTTCTTGGTGCTTACCAAGCAATGATGAAAGAAGTTGGAAAAGGTAAAGTTAAAGTTTACACAAGACGTGAAATGGTTGAACTCGTTGTTGTTGACGGGAAGGCCAGAGGGATCATTACAAGAAACCTCATCACTGGTGAATTTGAAAAATACTCTGCTGATGCTGTTCTTCTCTGTACTGGTGGATATGGAAACACTTACTTTCTTTCTTCAAACGCTATGGCCTCTAACGGTTCAGCGGCTTGGAAAGCTTATAAGAAAGGGGCCATGTTTGCTAACCCATGTTTCACTCAGATTCACCCAACGTGTATTCCACAACACGGTGAATTCCAATCAAAGCTTACACTCATGTCAGAGTCTCTAAGAAACGACGGACGTGTTTGGGTTCCAAAGAAAGAGGGAGACAAACGTCACCCTAACGAAATTCCTGAAGAAGAAAGAGATTACTACCTAGAGAGAAAATACCCATCTTTTGGTAACTTAGTACCTCGTGATGTTGCTGCTAGAAACGCAAAGCAAGCTGTTGATAGTGGTTGTGGTGTTGGATCAACTGGTGTTGCCGTTTACCTCGACTTTGCTGATGCCATTCAAAGAGATGGTCTTGATGCCATTAAAGCTCGTTACGGTAACCTCTTTGATATGTACGAAAGAATTACTGATGAAAACCCTTACGAAGTTCCAATGAGAATTTATCCAGCTGTTCACTATACAATGGGTGGACTATGGGTAGATTACAACCTTATGACGACAGTTCCAGGTTGTTTTGCTCTTGGTGAAGCAAACTTCTCTGATCACGGCGCTAACCGCCTTGGAGCTTCAGCTCTTATGCAAGGTCTGGCCGATGGTTACTTCGTTATTCCATACACTCTTGGTGATTACCTTGCCAGTCAGAACCTCATCAACTTAAAAGTTGACGAAACAAATCCTGAGTTTGACAAGGCCATGTCTGATTCAAAAGAGAGATTCTCTAAACTTCTTGGAGTTAACGGAACTCGCTCTGTAGACTCTTTCCACAAAGAGCTTGGTAATATCATGTGGGAATACGTTGGTATGGCAAGAACAAAAGAAGGTCTTGAAAAAGCTGTTAAGCAAATTAAAGAACTTCGTGCAGAATTTTGGAAAGACGTTAAAGTTACTGGTTCTGCTGATGGGATCAACGTTGAGCTTGAAAAAGCAAACCGCGTTGCTGACTTCCTAGAAATCGGTGAACTTATGGCAAGAGATGCTCTTACAAGAGAAGAATCTTGTGGTGGTCACTTTAGAGATGAGTATCAAACAGAAGAAAATGAAGCGAAACGCGATGACGTTAACTTCATCCACGCTGCTGTTTGGGAATACGCTGGTGACGAGGTTGACCCAATTAGAAACATTGAAGAACTTAACTTTGAAAACGTTAAGCTAACTCAAAGATCATACAAGTAA
- a CDS encoding succinate dehydrogenase/fumarate reductase iron-sulfur subunit, with the protein MTLNLKIWRQKNSKDKGSMEDYVIENVTPDASFLEMLDLLNEKLVAEGIDPVAFDHDCREGICGMCSLMINGQAHGPEAETTTCQLHMRKFKDGDTVVIEPFRAKAFPVLKDLMIDRTAFDDIIAAGGFVSVNTGNAQDANSILIPQSDAELSMDAAACIGCGACVASCKNASAMLFVSAKVSQLALLPQGQVESEQRVQNMVAKMDELGFGNCTNEAECEASCPKGIEISNIARMNRDFLSAAVKSKATPKK; encoded by the coding sequence ATGACATTAAACCTAAAAATTTGGAGACAGAAGAACTCCAAAGATAAAGGGTCAATGGAAGATTACGTCATTGAAAACGTAACTCCAGATGCATCTTTTCTTGAAATGCTTGACCTTTTAAATGAAAAACTTGTTGCTGAAGGAATCGACCCAGTTGCCTTTGATCACGATTGTCGTGAAGGTATTTGTGGGATGTGTTCTTTAATGATCAATGGTCAAGCACACGGTCCAGAAGCAGAGACGACGACTTGTCAGCTTCACATGAGAAAGTTCAAAGACGGTGACACTGTTGTTATCGAACCTTTTAGAGCGAAGGCCTTCCCTGTTCTTAAAGACCTTATGATCGATAGAACTGCATTTGATGATATCATCGCCGCTGGTGGTTTTGTTTCAGTCAACACAGGAAATGCACAAGATGCAAACTCTATTCTAATCCCACAATCAGATGCTGAACTTTCAATGGATGCAGCTGCTTGTATTGGATGTGGAGCTTGTGTAGCTAGCTGTAAGAACGCTTCGGCCATGCTCTTTGTTTCGGCCAAAGTTTCTCAACTTGCTCTTCTTCCACAAGGACAAGTTGAATCTGAGCAACGTGTTCAAAACATGGTTGCTAAAATGGATGAGCTAGGATTTGGTAACTGCACTAACGAAGCTGAGTGTGAGGCCTCATGTCCAAAAGGAATTGAGATTTCAAACATTGCACGTATGAACAGAGACTTCCTCTCTGCTGCTGTAAAATCAAAAGCAACACCAAAGAAATAA
- a CDS encoding succinate dehydrogenase cytochrome b subunit, whose protein sequence is MASTLCTYLKTSVMKKQVMAVTGLLLCGFLVTHLIGNCLLYVGSDAFNAYAHALTSNKLIYVAEAILASIFLSHIGLAIRLTVENKKARPVGYYMSQMTGNGATFASRTMPYTGLMILIFLVLHLFNFKFGPVYMTTLDGVEVRDIYKTVVEYFQSPLNVLWYIVAMIALGIHLSHGFWSAFQSLGFSHPKYNCTLKLTSKLFAVVIAAGYIALPIYCYLMGGK, encoded by the coding sequence ATGGCATCTACACTGTGCACGTATTTAAAAACATCTGTTATGAAAAAACAGGTGATGGCCGTGACAGGACTCCTTCTTTGTGGCTTCTTAGTAACCCACTTAATCGGAAACTGTCTTCTCTATGTTGGATCTGACGCATTCAATGCTTACGCTCATGCTCTAACAAGTAACAAGCTTATTTATGTTGCTGAAGCAATTCTAGCATCAATCTTTCTAAGTCACATTGGACTTGCAATTCGCCTAACAGTTGAAAACAAAAAAGCAAGACCAGTTGGTTACTACATGTCTCAAATGACAGGAAATGGAGCAACATTCGCTTCAAGAACGATGCCTTATACAGGTTTAATGATTCTTATCTTTCTTGTCCTTCACCTTTTCAACTTCAAGTTTGGTCCTGTTTACATGACAACTCTTGATGGTGTTGAAGTGAGAGATATCTACAAAACTGTTGTTGAGTACTTCCAGAGCCCACTAAACGTTCTTTGGTACATCGTAGCAATGATCGCTCTTGGTATTCACCTTTCTCATGGATTTTGGTCAGCGTTCCAGTCACTTGGATTTAGCCATCCAAAATACAACTGTACTCTAAAACTAACTTCAAAACTTTTTGCAGTAGTTATTGCTGCTGGATACATCGCTCTTCCAATCTACTGCTACCTGATGGGGGGTAAATAA
- a CDS encoding thiol-disulfide oxidoreductase DCC family protein → MMNQSNDKDQIELDKKEAVQKELVVFFDGHCGLCNGFVDYLLMADQEKKLRFAPLQGELAKNLLSSNYIQNLDTVCFYERGEIHTHSDAVLRIFSHLPSFNKFILVFWLIPRAMRDFCYGLLSKSRYSIFGKSETCRLLNEEESSRFYP, encoded by the coding sequence ATGATGAATCAAAGTAACGATAAAGATCAAATTGAGTTAGACAAAAAAGAGGCAGTGCAAAAAGAGCTTGTCGTCTTTTTTGATGGGCACTGTGGTCTTTGCAATGGCTTTGTTGACTATCTTTTAATGGCCGATCAAGAAAAAAAATTGAGATTCGCTCCACTACAGGGGGAACTTGCCAAGAATCTCTTAAGTTCCAACTATATTCAAAATCTAGACACGGTGTGTTTTTATGAGAGGGGAGAAATTCACACTCATTCTGATGCTGTTCTTCGAATTTTTTCCCATCTTCCTTCATTTAATAAGTTCATTTTAGTCTTTTGGTTGATCCCTAGAGCGATGAGAGATTTTTGCTATGGGCTTCTTTCAAAGTCTCGCTATTCCATTTTTGGTAAGAGTGAGACGTGTCGACTTTTGAATGAGGAGGAGTCATCTCGTTTTTATCCATAA
- a CDS encoding Crp/Fnr family transcriptional regulator has protein sequence MNHFDFGKELFDRIQELAPQSLKLRTYQKDETIYHVGHEPEGLYFIKSGLVGLVDIAKNGDESLLRVFGHEHFFGHRSLISEEPYHATSIALKKTNILFINKEDLKNLCQDNSELLLYIAKVLAKELRRSEIRLKDMSSKKVADRIIESLIFLKTRYPHHKWTRREIGEFCGAKTETVSRTLSSLEQQGLIKREGRSIMIPEPQLLLDFIHKEEERHKI, from the coding sequence ATGAATCATTTTGACTTTGGAAAAGAATTATTTGATAGAATTCAAGAGCTTGCTCCTCAATCCTTAAAGCTTAGAACTTATCAAAAAGATGAGACGATTTATCATGTTGGTCACGAACCAGAGGGGCTCTATTTCATAAAAAGCGGCCTTGTGGGACTAGTTGATATTGCAAAAAATGGTGATGAATCCCTCCTTCGTGTCTTTGGTCACGAACACTTCTTTGGCCATCGCTCTCTTATTAGTGAAGAGCCTTATCATGCGACAAGTATTGCTCTTAAAAAGACAAATATCCTCTTCATTAACAAAGAAGACCTCAAGAACTTGTGCCAAGATAACAGCGAACTTCTTCTTTATATTGCCAAAGTTTTGGCAAAAGAACTTAGACGCTCGGAGATCCGTTTGAAAGATATGAGTTCAAAAAAGGTTGCTGATCGAATCATTGAGTCTCTCATCTTTTTAAAGACCAGATACCCACATCACAAGTGGACGCGAAGAGAGATCGGAGAATTCTGTGGAGCTAAAACAGAAACGGTTTCTAGAACGTTAAGCTCTCTTGAACAACAAGGACTGATCAAAAGAGAGGGACGCTCAATCATGATTCCCGAGCCTCAATTACTTCTCGACTTCATTCATAAAGAGGAAGAACGACACAAAATTTGA